Genomic segment of Candidatus Omnitrophota bacterium:
GCTAGTGTGGTCATCCGACGGCTACTCCTTCTTCTTTTTCCGCTTGCTCGATTTGTCGTCCTCGATCGGCCTGTACAACACCTTGCCCTGCAAGATCTCCTCCAAGGCGATGGAGGTGACTTTGCGAGGCGCTTGCTCCACCAACGCCGGAGCGCCCTCGGAAATCTCCTTCGCGCGGCGAGACGCGAGAATCACCAGCTTATAGACGCTGCTGCACCGCTTCAGCAATTCTTCAATCGGCACATGGGCCATGCGCTCACGACTCCCTTCCGTTGATTCGTCCTGCGTTTCGAATGATCGCCCGCACGTGCGCCACGGCCGCCTCAAGGCGGTCGTTGATCACCACGTGGTCGTACCAGGACGCGCACGCCAGCTCCCTCTGGGCCGCGGCCAAGCGTTCCTGAACGGCTTCCCGGTCTTCGGTGCTGCGCCGCAGCAGGCGCTGCCGCAACTTTCGCATGGAGGGGGGCTTGAGAAAAATCAAAACCGCTCGCCGCCCCAGCAGCCGCCGGATCTTGCGCGCGCCCTGCACGTCGATGCTGAGAACGGCGCTCTGCCCTTGGGCGAGCGCGCTCAGCAGCGGCCGCTTCGGCGTGCCGTACCACGCGCCGTGCACGCGCGCCCATTCCATCAGCGCCCCCTGGCGCCGCATCCGCGCAAAGACGCTCGGCGAAATAAACCGATAATCCCGCCCGGTGCGCTCCCCCGGCCGAGGCGCTCTCGTCGTCACCGACACCGAGCGCGCCAGCACGGGCATCCGGCGCAGGAGACGCTTGACCACCGTCGTCTTGCCGCCGCCCGAAGGGCTTGAGATGACAAAGACTTTACCTGGATGGTGGATGGTGGATGGCGGATCGTGGATTGTTGGAGGCTCGAACAGTGGTAAGAGTCGCCCACCATCCACCATCCACCATCCATGATCCATGCGGTTTAGTCACGCCTCAATTCGGCCAGCCGCTGTGCGACCGTCTCCGGCTGCAAACTTGAGAGCACCACATGATCCGAGTCGGTGACGATGACCGTGCGGGTTCGGCGGCCATTGGTCGCATCGACCAGTTTTTGATGCCGGCTCGCCTCTTCGCGCAACCGCTTCACCGGCGAGGGATCGGCGGAGACGACCGCGACAATGCGCTCCGCCGCCACCGCGTTGTCGAATCCGACGTTTAAGAGTGTCACAGCCATCACGGAGCAGAGAGCCTCACTCCAGATTCTGTACTTGCTCTCGGATCTTCTCGATGCAGCCTTTGATCTCGACGACGTGCTGCACCGCCTCAGAATCGTTGACTTTGCTGCCCAGCGTATTGGTTTCGCGCATCAGCTCCTGGGCCATAAAATCCAGGCGCTTGCCGACCACTTGCTGTTTTGCGAGCGTCTGCCGCATCGACGCGACATGGCTCTCCAACCGGACGAGCTCCTCATGCACATCCGTATCCTTCACCAGGGCGGCAGCTTGCTCCAGCTGCGAGACAGAGGCGGCCGCCCCATTGCCAAGCAGCTCGCGCAACCGCTCGACCAGCCGCTGCCGTTGCTGCGCTAAGGCCCTCGGCAGGCGCCGCGCAATGGCTTGGGCGTTCCGTTCAATCACCTTTAGCTGCCCCCGGAGATCCGCGGCGAGCTTCGCCCCTTCGCGGCGGCGTGAGACAGCCAAATCGCGCGCCGCCGCCTGCACCGCGGAGCGCACCGACGGCCAGAACTGCTCGGCAGGCACGCGGTCTTCCACGACGGACATGGCTTGCGGAGCGCTGAGCAGCTGCTCAAGCGTCAGCGGCCCTTTGAGGCCGAAGCGCCCCTTCAGATTCAGGAGGGCCTCGTGGTACCGCTGCAGCAGCGCTTCATCAAACTGCACCTTGCGGTGCCCCAGGCGGTCCGTCTGCAGCGTGAGAAACACTTCCACGCGCCCGCGGCGCACGATCTTGCGCAGCTCATCGGCGATGCGACCCTGCAGCGCGGAGAGGCCGTTGGGCATGTGGGCGTCGATTTCCACGTATCGATGATTCGTGCTCCGCACCTCGACGGCCACCCCCCCGAACTCGGTGCGCGCGGTGGCGCGGCCGTAGCCGGTCATGCTGGAAATCTTCGCGCGCGCCTGGCTCATGTCAGCGGCGGGCGGGCGGCGGCCAGTGTTGAGGACGGCAACGGGAGCACTTCATGCGGTTGGAACCAGAGGGCAATTTCCCGCGAGGCATCGGCCGTATTCGCCGAGGCGTGGACCACGTTTTCCATCAGCCCGTTCGTCGCCATCCGGCCAAAGGCGCCTCGAATCGACGAGGGGGCGGCTTTTTCTGGATGGGTCGCCCCCGTCAATGCGCGAACGCGCTCAACGGCCTTCTCCCCCGACAAGACCAGGGCCATCACGTAGGGGACGCCGTGCCGCTTGCCCTGCAGATACTCGACCGTCTCGTCGAAAAACGGTTTCCCGCGAATGTGCGCATAGTGCGCTTCCGCTAATTCCTTGGAGACGCGCACGATCTTCGCTCCCAGCACATCCAAGCGGAGCTCTTCAATGCGCGAGATAATCGCCCCCAGCAGGCCGCGCTGAACCGCGTCGGGCTTGATCAGAAACAGCGTGGACTGTGGCGCCATCATCCCACGGAAACGCTGAGAAGGCCAAGCAGCCGCGTCAATTCTTCGGAGGAAAAATACTCAATCACGATGCGCCCGCCTTTTTTCCTCGCCTTGACGCTGACTTTGGTTCCGAGGGCGCGCCGCAGCGCCTCTTCAAGGCCGGCGGTGTTGGGGTCGCCCGGCTTCACACGCCGCTTGCGCGACGGCATCCAGTTCGTGGCCAGGCCCTCAAGATGCCTGACCGATAAGCCATTGGCGAGGATCTTCTGATACAGCGCCGTCTGCCGTCCGCGATCCTCGATCGTCAGCAGCACCTTGGCGTGCCCGAGCGAGATCTTTTCATCGAGCAGCCCTTGCCGAATCTCCTCAGGCAGGCGCAGGATGCGCAAGAGGTTCGCAATGGTCGCGCGGTCCTTGCCCACGGCCATCGCGAGCGATTCCTGCGTATAGCCAAACGCTTCCGTGAGCCGCGAATAGCCTCTGGCTTCTTCGAGCGGGTTGAGGTTTTCCCGCTGCACATTCTCAATCAGCGACAACTCCGCGGCCTGCTGATCTGACAGCGTCTTCACGACCGCGGGGATCTCAATCAGCCCGAGGGCTTGGGCTGCGCGAAATCGCCGCTCCCCCGCGACGAGCTCATAGGTGCCCTGGCTCCCAGGCCGCACTACCACCGGCTCGATGATGCCGGATTGTCTGATCGATGCCTTCAGTTCCTCCAAGCTGGTGTCGCTGACCGAGGTGCGCGGCTGAAATCGTCCAGGGCGGATCTGCGCGGTTTTCACGACCACCAATCCCGCCGATGCGGCGGCGTCTTGCGGCAGATCAATCAAATCGGCAAGCCCTTTCCCTAATCGCTTCATGTCGCGGCTCCGAAAATTTCCTTGTTTATAACCTCTTGTGTAAGAAGACGATACGCTAATGCGCCAGTTGAATTTGGATCATAGAGGCAAATCGGCTTGCCAAATCCTGGTGACTCGGCGAGCCGAATGTTGCGCGGGATCGATGTCTTGAACACCATCTCCTTGAAATAATTTTTAACTTCATCGGCGACCTCACGGGCAAGATTAGCGCGAAAATCTGCCATCGTCAACACAATTCCTCCGACTTTCAGCGCAGGGTTCAGCCGCTGCTTCACCAAATTGACAGACCGCATCAAGGAGCTCAGGCCCTCAAGGGCTAGGTATTCGCACTGGACAGGGATAATGGTGCTGTCAGCCGCAACGAGCGCGTTGACCGTCAGCAGGCCAAGCGCTGGGGGGCAATCAAAAAGAATGAATTCATATTTCGGGCGAAGCGTTTCGCAGATCCGCCGCAGCACGGTCTCTTTTTCTTCCGCGGTTGCCAGAAACGGCTCTGCCCCGGCAAGATCAATGCTGGCAGGAACAAGGCGCATCCCGTCAACCGGCGTCTTGAGAATGGTTTCCTCGATGTCAAGGTTATTGATCAGCACTTGGTAGATGTCTTTTCCTGCCGCGTCGTCTCTTGATACGCCACAGGTTGTTGTCGCATTGCCTTGAGGGTCAAGATCAACCAGCAGCGTCTTTCGCCCGGCAAGTGCCAGATAGGAGCCGACGTTCACCGCTGTTGTTGATTTTCCAACCCCGCCTTTTTGATTACACACCGCGATAATTTTTGCCATCTCAGCTAATGTTCCACGTGGAACATTATCCTCGTACCGTTCTAGGCTTTTCGTTTCGCACAAGCTGTGCTCATTATGTGCGTTTCTTCTAACTCTTTGCCACTCTATAAATAACAAGTGACATGAGCGTGTTGGTCAACCAGTATAAGACCAATCCTGAGGGCACCTGGTAAAACATCACGCCAAACATGATGGGCATCAGCGGGCCTGAGAACATTTTCGCGGTCGGATTGCTCTCAGCGCTTCCCATGGCTCTGCTCGATTGGCGCGTTTGAATGTACATCGCCGCCGCCATGATGATCGGCAACAGATTTAGGTGCGGACCCAACAGCGGCACGGAAAATGGCAGCCGGAGAAAATGATCCGGCAGCGACAAGTCAGCGATCCACAAGAACCCCTTTCCACGAAAATCGATAAAATGCGACATGGCTTGAAACAGCGCAATAAGGATCGGCATTTGCAGCAACATCGGCAGGCACCCGCTCAGCGGGCTGACTTTGTGCTCGCGGTATAAGGCAAACACTTCCTGGTTCGCTTTCATCTGATCGTTCTTATATTTTGCTAACACATGATCTACCTTAGGCTTCAGCTCCTGCATTTTCTTCATCGACCTGAAACTGATCAGTGTGAGGGGTGAAATGAGCGCGGTGATGCCGATGGAAAAACAGATGATCGCGACCCCGTAGTTCTTCGTGATGCCAGCAATCCATTTGAGGAACGACAGCAAGACCAATCCAATTTGACTGATCGTGCCAACGGCAAAAGCCTGTTCAACCCCGGCCTGACGAAGGTAAAAATAGTCTCTTGGTCCGAAATAGACCTTTGCCTGGTAGGTGTCAGCGCCTGATGGCAGCGAGGCTTCGGTCACAAGCTCGTGCCCGTTGATGCTTGGGAGAATTTGGACCGCAAGGGGCTGCACTGATTTCACCGAGATGCAGAAGAAGCGCTCGGCGATTGAAAGCAGCAATGTTCCACGTGGAACATTTTTTGCCTTTCGCGATACGCCATGCCGAAAATACCTGGCCTTCCCGTTGTCTTCAGAGCGCGCGCTGATCTCCAACCTGTTCTGCTGATCATTCAACGCGTCTGCTTTAGCCCAGCTTGCGATGATCCTCAGGGAGGCAAGCGTCGCCTGGTCGGTTGCCACGGACAGCTGCAATCCAGGCTGCTCCGCGTTTAGCTCATAGGTCAGGCGATATGATGCGGACGCATCCGCCCCGGTGAATGTGACCGCTGTCGACCCGGTTTCCTTAAGAATCCAACGAACGTCGCCTCGAATGCCAAGCAGCGGATACGATGAGCTGATTTGCAGAGGCGCGCTTGAAATCGAATCGTGGAATTGTTTCAGCGTCACCTTGCGAACTGCGGCACTTGACTTGCCAATTTCAAGCCGAACATCGCGCGATTCAATAACTGTAACATCCTCATCGAGAATATGATATGACGCCACATCGGCTGACATCGTCTGTGGTGAGGCGACAGGAAGGAGTTGTTGCGCCGGCTGGCGCGATGGCTTGAGGACCGCCGAGGAGTAGACGCTAATGAAAATTGCGCTGAGGGCTGCAGCGAGCAAGACGCGCTTCTCTGATCCCATTACGTGAGGGGGTCAACGCCCCACGGGCCAAGGGGATGGCACCGCAGCAGCCTGCCAACGATCTTCATTCCTCCGCGCCAAAAACCGTAGCGCTCAAGGGCTTGGCAGGCGTAGGAGGAGCAGCTTGGGAGGAACCTGCATGACTGTAACTTATTGTAAGAAATGTAGTTACGATATATCTGTATGACGCGAATCGCTAGCGTAGCGGCAAGAGAATGTTGAGGCGTTTGCATAGGATTTTCAATTCTGTGGCAAGTGTTTCGGTTGGACACGGGATCTGTGCTGGGTGAAGGATAATGACCACATCAACTGCTGGGCATAGCGCTAGTCGTTGCGTTCTGATGACCGTGCGCAACTGCCGCTTGAGCCGATTCCGCTCCACGGCCCCTTTGAGTCCGCGTCGAGTCCGTAGGCCGAGGCGGGTCTCGATGCGCTGGTTCGGCGCGCTCCCAACGGACAGATGCCGCCCGCGCGCCCACCGCCCGCTCCGATAGACGGCTGTAAACGCCTTGGTCAGTCGTAGCCGGGTAATCGTCGGGGTGGCGTCGTTACGCAGGAATCAGCTGCCAGCGTCCCTTGCGCCGTCGACGGCGCAAGGCATTTTGGCCTCCGCGCGTGCTCATGCGACGGCGGAATCCATGGACGCGTTTCCGTTTTCGGTTCGAGAGATTCCGTAGGTTCTTTTTCATTCGATAGGACGTGAAATATTATACGGCCGGGGGCTAGGAGAAATCAAGCACAAATCGCTTGAGCGCGTTTCTGAATGTTGGTATAATGCGTTTCTCCGAAGTGGATCCCAGGCACCCTGTGGAAAACGTGTGGAAACTGTGCAAAACACCCCGTTCGACTGGGCCGTAATCCGGGAACGCCTCAAGGCAAGGCTTGGTTCTGAGGTGGTCAATCGGTGGCTCGATCCGCTGACCGTCGGTGGATTGACGGATGCCGCCGTCACGCTTGAAGCGCCTAACTCCTTTTTCCGCGATTGGGTCCTCACCCATTATCTCGAGGCGCTTCGGCCGTTTGCCGGAACGCGCGAGGTGCGGGTGGTCACCGCGACCGCCGCGAGCTTCGCGTCCATTCTGCCGGCAGCGGTTTCGCCCCTCAAGCCGGCGGATGCCTCTCCAGCCAACGCGGCCCCGGCGTCCTCATCGCAAAGCGATGGCAGCCACGGGCTGAATGCCAGGCTCACCTTTGACCGATTTGTGGTGGGCCCCAGCAATCGCTTTTCCCACGCGGCGTCGCTGGCCGTCGCTGAATCGCCGGCGCGGGCGTACAACCCGTTGTTTATTTACGGCGGGGTGGGGTTAGGGAAGACCCACCTCATGCAGGCGATCGGCCACGCGATTCTCCATCGCTGGCCTGCGCGGCGCGTCGTGTATATTTCGAGCGAGCGCTTTACGAACGAGCTGATCGCCTCCATCCAGAATAAAACCACGTCGCGGTTCCGCGATAAGTACCGAACGGTCGATGTGCTGCTCGTCGACGACATCCATTTCATCGCCCAGAAAGAAGCGACCCAAGAGGAGTTCTTCCACACCTTCAACGCCCTCTATGACGCCCACAAACAAATCGTGATTTCCAGCGACCGCTCCCCCAAAGAAATCGCCGGGCTCGAAGAGCGGCTGGTGTCGCGCTTTGAATGGGGCTTGGTGACGGATATCCAACCCCCGGATCTGGAAACCCGCATTGCCATTCTCCGCAAGAAGGCGGAGGAGGCCGGGATCCTTGTGCCGGAGCCGGTCACGGATTTCATGGCCAAGCAAATTACCGCCAACATCCGGGAATTAGAAGGCGCGCTGATCCGCGTTATCGCGTACTGCAATCTCTTTAACAAGCCGCTCGATGCTGAGATTGCGCGGGAGGTCTTGAAGGATATGGTGCGGGAGGTCAGCGCGCGGATCACGCTGGATGAGATCCAGCGGCGCGTCGCCGAGTACTTCCAGTTAGACCTCCAGGAGATGCGCGGGAGCCGCCGGCAACGTTCGGTCTTGTTCCCGCGGCAGATTGCGATGTTTCTGTGCCGTCGGCTCACCGAGGCTTCGCTGCCGGAGATTGGGCGAGCATTTGGGGGGCGGGACCACACCACGATTATGCACGCCGTCGGAAAAATTGAGCGGGAGATCACACAAGATGCGCACAAGAAGCAGATCATCACCCACCTAAATCAGCTGATTACCGCAGCCTCGGGGCGCCAGATGGGTTAAAATGTTTTCCACATTTCCACACACTCTAGTGCTACTACGAGGGTTCTTTTTTAATACCATATCGTCATAACAGTGCTGTGAAATCCACAAGGAGCCGCGATGCGCATCACCATCCCGCAACCCCAGCTACTTCGGCACCTCCAAATGGTTGAGCACGCGGTCAATGACCGCAGCACCCTCCCCATCCTTGCCAACATTCTCATTGAGACGACCGAGGAGGGCATCACCCTCAGCGCAACCGACTTGGATGTGGGTATCCGGTGCCGGTTTCCATTGGCCGCCCAAAACGAAAAAGGCGCCGTGGCTCTCCCCGCGAGAAAATTTACCACCGTGATTCGAGAGCTTCCGGATGAGGTGGTGGTCTTGGAGGCAAGGAAGAACCACACCGCCACCATTACCTGTGGGGCGAGCAGCTTCCGTATTCCAGGACTACCTGCGGAAGATTTCCCCATCCTTCCCCCCACATCCAATAACGAGCAACTCACTATCTCCCAACAAGCGCTCAAAACACTCATTGCGCAGACGGCGCATGCGATGTCGATGGAAGAAACGCGGTTTATTCTCAACGGAACCCTCATCGCTCTTCAGAAGACGGAGCTGACCCTGGTGGCGACCGACGGCCGTCGCCTGGCGGCCGCCAAGGCGCCGGTCACGAACGCGACAACGCACCAGCTCTCAGTGGTGGTTCCGGCGAAGACGGTGCGGGAGCTTGGAAGACTCTTGCAGGCTGATGGGACCGAAGAGGTTCGCATCGCCCCCCTCAAAGACAACCAGCTCACCTTTACCTTCGGCGACGTCACCATCATCACCCGGCTCATTGAGGGGCAATTCCCGCAATACGACAAGGTGATTCCCCCACCGACAAAAACCGTCATGACGTGCAACCGCCAAACCCTCACCAATGCGATCCGCCGGGCCAGTTTGATGACCAGCGCCGCCTCGCAGGCGGTCGTTTTTGAAGTGGGGGAAGGGAAGCTGGTGGTGTCAAAAGAGTCCGCCGAGCTCGGGAGCGCTCGGGAAGAACTTGCGGTGACGTACCCGGGCGAGCCGGTGACCGTCGCGTTTAATCCGGAGTTTTGGCTTGAAGTGCTGAAAGTGTTGGATACGGATGAGGTGGCGGTGGAAATCACCGGACCGGAGAAGCCCGCGGTGATCCGTCAGCCAGGCTTTACGTACCTTGTGCTGCCCATGAAGGCGGTATGAACCGCAACGCTGCGCGCGGATGACCGCAGATGATGAGCAAACCGACAGGACAGCGGATCGATGCGCTCTTACCGAGCGTGCTGAAGCGGGTGGAGCAGCACCATGCCGTGCTTGATCTGCTGCGGCGCCGCTGGAAACGGTTGGTCGGCCCGGACCTTGCCGCGCATACGCAGCCGGTGAGCGTTCGCCGCGGCCAGCTGGTGATCGCCGCGGAGCAGCCCGGGGACAGCTTCATGCTGCACTTTCAGCGCGAGCGCCTCGCCCAGCACGTACGGACGCTGACCGAGGGCAAAGTCACCAGTCTCGTAGTTCGGCCGCAGACGGCAGGACGGCATGCCGTATCTCATTGATCGAGGGCGCGCGGTTCGCACGACCGAGCTGGTCGCGGTGGTGCGCGGCCGGCAGCGGCGGATCCGAAGCCAACTGATTTTTCGCGATAACAGCATTTACAACACCCTCACGCGGCCCGGGACGTTGCGGGCCGTGGTCGAGCAGACGGGAACAACGGCAGGGAGGACGACGAGACTGGTATGGCGAGCGCAGCAACCATGAAACGCAACACCGCAAAGACATCCGCGCCCTCGACGGCGGCGGGGAAAGCGTACGACGCGAGCAGCATTCAAGTGCTGGAGGGCTTGGAAGCCGTCCGCCGCCGCCCGGCGATGTACATCGGCGATACCGGCCCGCGCGGGCTGCATCATCTCGTCGAAGAAGTCGTCGATAATTCGATCGATGAAGCCATGGCCGGCCACTGCTCCAAGATCGAGGTGGCCATCCACCAGGACAACTCCGTGACGGTCGTCGATGACGGACGCGGGATTCCTGTTGACCAACACAAGACCGAGAAAAAATCCGCGCTTGAGGTGGTGCTGACGAAGCTGCACGCCGGCGGCAAATTCGACTCCAAGACGTATAAAGTCTCCGGCGGACTGCACGGGGTGGGGGTGTCGGTGGTGAACGGATTATCCGAATGGCTCGAGGCGGAGGTCAAGCGCGACGGCAAGGTGTATCGCCAGCGCTACGCGCGCGGCAAGGCGGTCTCGCCGCTGACGACCATCGGCAAAGTCTCCGGCACGGGCACGCGGATCACCTACAAGCCGGATAAGGAAATTTTCACGAATGGCATCGCGCACAACTTCGAGACGCTGTCCAACCGGCTGCGCGAGCTGGCCTTCTTAAATAAGGGCCTGGCCATCTCGATCAAGGACGAGCGGTCCGACAAAGAGGCGTCGTTTAAGTTCGACGGCGGCATCAAAGAGTTTGTCGCGCACATCAACAAGAACAAGACCCCGCTGCACAATGTGATCGCCTTCGAGGGCGAGCAGGGCACCACCGCGGTCGAAATCGCGCTGCAGTACAACGACGGCTATTCCGAGAACCTCTACGCCTTCGCGAACAACATCAACACCGTCGACGGCGGGACCCATCTCTCTGGGTTTAAATCGGCGCTGACCCGGACGATCAACACCTACTGCAAGGCGAAAAATCTGTTTAAGGGCGACAGCCTGACGATTGAAGGAGAAGACGCCCGCGCAGGACTCGTGGCGGTGGTGAGTGTCAAAGTCCCGCAGCCGCAGTTTGAAGGGCAGACCAAGGCGAAGCTGGGCACGCCGGAAGTGGAGGGCATCGTCGCCTCGATTTGCAACGAGAAGCTGGGCGCGTTTTTTGAAGAGCATCCGTCGGTGGCGAGCAAGGTCGCGGATAAATGCTTGGTGGAAGCGCGGGCCCGCGAGCGCGCGCGGCACGAGCGCGAGCTGGTCCGCCGGAAGGGGTTGCTGGAATCAAGCGCGCTGCCTGGCAAGCTCGCCGACTGTTCCGAGCGCGACGCCGCACTCTGCGAGATCTACATCGTGGAAGGCGACTCCGCCGGCGGTTCGGCCAAGCAGGGACGGGACCGGAGATTTCAGGCGATTCTGCCGATTAAGGGAAAGATTCTCAACGTTGAGAAGGCGCGGCTGGAAAAAGTGCTGACCAATGAAGAAATCCGGACGATTATTACTGCGCTTGGCTGTGGCATCGGCAACGAATTTTCGCTGGAGAAGCTGCGCTACCACAAGGTAGTGTTAATGGCTGATGCCGACGTCGACGGCAACCATATCCGCACGCTGCTGCTGACCTTTTTCTATCGGCAGATGAATAAGCTGGTTGAGGCCGGGCATATCTACATCGCGCAGCCGCCGCTCTACAAGATCAAGCGCGGCAAGCGCGAAGAGTACATCGAGACGGATGAGCAGATGTCAAATCTGCTGCTGGAGCTCGGCGCTGAGGGCAAAACACTCACGCACGTCTCAAGCAAGAAGACCTTCAAAGACAAGACGCTGCTGGAACTGCTGCGCGCACTGGCCGAACTCGAGCGGGTGAGCCGCGGGCTGCATCGGTATCGCCTTGAGCCGGCGACCTATTTTGCGCAGCGCCATCCGAAGAAGGGGCTGCCGCTGTACATGATCCGGCTGAATGGCGAGCAGCACTTCCTGTATGATGATGAAGAGCTGGCGAAATTCGCCGAGAAGCAGGAGCTGAACCTCGAAGAGCTGGAGAAGGCATCGTCGAATGCCGCCGCGCAATTCGCCGAGCTGTTCGAGGCTTCGGAGCTTGAGGATCTCGAGAAGAAGCTCAAGAAGCTGGACCTCTCGCTGGAAGATTACCATCCTAAAGATGGGAAACCAGCGTTTCGGCTGGAAGGCGAGAACACAACGCAGCCATTCGGCGGATTGCGCGAGGTGCTGCTGGCCGTTGAGGAAGAAGGGCGGCAAGGGCTGACGATCCAGCGGTACAAAGGGCTTGGGGAAATGAATCCGCAGCAGCTGTGGGATACGACGATGGACCCAGCCAAGCGCACGATGCTGAAGGTCACGCTGGAAGATGCGGTCGAAGCCGAGCGCATGTTCACGACCCTGATGGGCGAGGCGGTGGAGCCTCGCAAACAGTTTATCGAAGAGCACGCTCTGGAAGTCAAAAACCTGGATATCTAACTATGTACGCACTGGGTGAGAAGATTGTGAATCGAGAGATTGAGGAAGAGATCAAAGATTCCTACATCTCGTACGCGATGAGCGTCATTGTCGGGCGGGCATTGCCTGATGTGCGCGATGGGCTCAAGCCGGTCCACCGGCGCATTCTTTACGGCATGCAGGATCTCGGCCTGGAGCCAGGTAAGCCGTATAAGAAAAGCGCTCGTATCGTCGGGGAAATTTTGGGCAAGTATCATCCACACGGCGATATGGCCGTCTATGACGCGCTCGTGCGCATGGTGCAAGACTTTTCGCTGCGCTATCCGCTCATCGATGGACAAGGCTACTTCGGCAGCGTTGATGGGGATGCGCCGGCCGCGCACCGCTTCACCGAGGCGCGGCTCCAAGCGATCGCGATGGAGCTGCTCGATGAGATCGATAAAGACACCGTGGACTTTGCGCCGAACTTTGACGGCTCGCTCCAAGAGCCAAAGGTGCTTCCCGCGCGCTTGCCGAACCTGCTCGTCAATGGCTCCAGCGGCATCGCCGTTGGGATGGCCACGAACATTCCGCCGCACAATTTGACCGAAGTGGTCGATGCGGCCTGCGCGCTGATCGAGGATCCGCAGATTGAGCTCGGCCCCTTGATGCGGCACGTGCGGGGGCCGGATTTTCCGACCGGGGCGATCATCTGCGGGCGCGATGGCATCAAGGATGCCTACGCCACCGGCCGAGGGTCGATTCGTATTCGCGCCAAGGCGCAAGTCGAACAGCTCAAAGGCAACCGGCAAGCCCTTGTCATCACCGAGCTGCCGTATCAGGTGAACAAGGCAACACTGCTGGAGACCATCGCCAAGCTCGTGCAGGAGAAGACCATCGAAGGCATCTCGGATCTGCGCGATGAGTCGGACAAAGACGGCATGCGCGTGATGATCGAACTCAAGCGCGATGCCAACGATCAAGTCGTGCTGAATCAGCTCTACAAGCACACGCAGATGGAGACGACCTTCGGCGTGATCATGCTCGCCCTGGTCGACGGGCGGCCGCGGGTGCTGGGGCTGAAATCGATGCTCCAGACATTCGTGGATCATCGCAAGGAGATCATCACCCGCCGCACGAAGTTTGAGCTGGCCAGAGCGCAAGAGCGAGCGCATATCCTGGAAGGCTTCAAGAAAGCGATCGCGAATCTGGATGCCATTATCAAGCTCATTCGAGGCTCCAAGAGCCCGCAGGAAGCCAAGGAAGGACTCATCAAGAAGTTTGATTTTTCGGATCGGCAAGCCCAGGCCATCCTGGAAATGCAGCTGCAGCGGCTCACGGCTCTGGAGCGCGAGAAGATCGAAGCCGAGTACCTGGAGCTGATCAAGAAGATCGAGTACTACCAGATGCTCCTCAAGAGCGAGAAAAAAGTGCTGGAGGTGATCAAGACCGAGCTGCAGGACGTGAAGAAGAAATTCGGC
This window contains:
- the yidD gene encoding membrane protein insertion efficiency factor YidD, which gives rise to MQTPQHSLAATLAIRVIQIYRNYISYNKLQSCRFLPSCSSYACQALERYGFWRGGMKIVGRLLRCHPLGPWGVDPLT
- a CDS encoding YicC family protein yields the protein MSQARAKISSMTGYGRATARTEFGGVAVEVRSTNHRYVEIDAHMPNGLSALQGRIADELRKIVRRGRVEVFLTLQTDRLGHRKVQFDEALLQRYHEALLNLKGRFGLKGPLTLEQLLSAPQAMSVVEDRVPAEQFWPSVRSAVQAAARDLAVSRRREGAKLAADLRGQLKVIERNAQAIARRLPRALAQQRQRLVERLRELLGNGAAASVSQLEQAAALVKDTDVHEELVRLESHVASMRQTLAKQQVVGKRLDFMAQELMRETNTLGSKVNDSEAVQHVVEIKGCIEKIREQVQNLE
- a CDS encoding DUF370 domain-containing protein produces the protein MAVTLLNVGFDNAVAAERIVAVVSADPSPVKRLREEASRHQKLVDATNGRRTRTVIVTDSDHVVLSSLQPETVAQRLAELRRD
- a CDS encoding ParA family protein, which encodes MAKIIAVCNQKGGVGKSTTAVNVGSYLALAGRKTLLVDLDPQGNATTTCGVSRDDAAGKDIYQVLINNLDIEETILKTPVDGMRLVPASIDLAGAEPFLATAEEKETVLRRICETLRPKYEFILFDCPPALGLLTVNALVAADSTIIPVQCEYLALEGLSSLMRSVNLVKQRLNPALKVGGIVLTMADFRANLAREVADEVKNYFKEMVFKTSIPRNIRLAESPGFGKPICLYDPNSTGALAYRLLTQEVINKEIFGAAT
- the gmk gene encoding guanylate kinase translates to MVDGGRLLPLFEPPTIHDPPSTIHHPGKVFVISSPSGGGKTTVVKRLLRRMPVLARSVSVTTRAPRPGERTGRDYRFISPSVFARMRRQGALMEWARVHGAWYGTPKRPLLSALAQGQSAVLSIDVQGARKIRRLLGRRAVLIFLKPPSMRKLRQRLLRRSTEDREAVQERLAAAQRELACASWYDHVVINDRLEAAVAHVRAIIRNAGRINGRES
- the yidC gene encoding membrane protein insertase YidC: MGSEKRVLLAAALSAIFISVYSSAVLKPSRQPAQQLLPVASPQTMSADVASYHILDEDVTVIESRDVRLEIGKSSAAVRKVTLKQFHDSISSAPLQISSSYPLLGIRGDVRWILKETGSTAVTFTGADASASYRLTYELNAEQPGLQLSVATDQATLASLRIIASWAKADALNDQQNRLEISARSEDNGKARYFRHGVSRKAKNVPRGTLLLSIAERFFCISVKSVQPLAVQILPSINGHELVTEASLPSGADTYQAKVYFGPRDYFYLRQAGVEQAFAVGTISQIGLVLLSFLKWIAGITKNYGVAIICFSIGITALISPLTLISFRSMKKMQELKPKVDHVLAKYKNDQMKANQEVFALYREHKVSPLSGCLPMLLQMPILIALFQAMSHFIDFRGKGFLWIADLSLPDHFLRLPFSVPLLGPHLNLLPIIMAAAMYIQTRQSSRAMGSAESNPTAKMFSGPLMPIMFGVMFYQVPSGLVLYWLTNTLMSLVIYRVAKS
- the rpoZ gene encoding DNA-directed RNA polymerase subunit omega — encoded protein: MAHVPIEELLKRCSSVYKLVILASRRAKEISEGAPALVEQAPRKVTSIALEEILQGKVLYRPIEDDKSSKRKKKKE
- a CDS encoding nucleoside-diphosphate kinase → MMAPQSTLFLIKPDAVQRGLLGAIISRIEELRLDVLGAKIVRVSKELAEAHYAHIRGKPFFDETVEYLQGKRHGVPYVMALVLSGEKAVERVRALTGATHPEKAAPSSIRGAFGRMATNGLMENVVHASANTADASREIALWFQPHEVLPLPSSTLAAARPPLT
- a CDS encoding ParB/RepB/Spo0J family partition protein yields the protein MKRLGKGLADLIDLPQDAAASAGLVVVKTAQIRPGRFQPRTSVSDTSLEELKASIRQSGIIEPVVVRPGSQGTYELVAGERRFRAAQALGLIEIPAVVKTLSDQQAAELSLIENVQRENLNPLEEARGYSRLTEAFGYTQESLAMAVGKDRATIANLLRILRLPEEIRQGLLDEKISLGHAKVLLTIEDRGRQTALYQKILANGLSVRHLEGLATNWMPSRKRRVKPGDPNTAGLEEALRRALGTKVSVKARKKGGRIVIEYFSSEELTRLLGLLSVSVG